From a single Bacillus sp. NEB1478 genomic region:
- the alr gene encoding alanine racemase: MDKHHFYRDTWAEINLDDISKNVQSFKKHLPDYKIMAVVKANGYGHGAYQTAVTALESGAEYLAVAILDEAIALRKQGISAPILVMNRIRPEYVNLAAENELSITVFHKEWIHEAMSYMQETNLTLNLHIKLDTGMGRVGLTDEEELLELASLINESSNLHFEGVFTHFATADEWESALFDEQLEKFTNLMEFLKKQGFTPPLIHCANSAASLRKVKGPFNLVRLGISMYGLAPSMEMKKSLPFPLAEAFSLHTRLIHVKKLMPGDTVSYGATYTAKKEEWVGTLPIGYADGWQRRLSPDASVLIDGERMPIIGRICMDQCMVLLPNKKEIGELVTLIGNQKGEVIEMDEVATIANTINYEIPCLISSRVPRVFVKNGRISENMNVILNF; this comes from the coding sequence GTGGACAAACATCATTTTTATCGAGATACATGGGCTGAAATAAACTTGGATGATATAAGCAAAAACGTTCAATCATTCAAAAAACATCTCCCTGATTATAAAATTATGGCTGTAGTAAAAGCGAATGGATACGGACATGGCGCCTATCAAACAGCGGTCACGGCGCTTGAATCTGGAGCAGAATATTTAGCTGTTGCTATCTTGGACGAAGCGATCGCTTTAAGAAAACAAGGCATTTCTGCACCGATTTTAGTTATGAACCGTATTCGTCCTGAATATGTTAATCTTGCGGCAGAAAATGAATTGAGTATTACTGTTTTTCATAAAGAATGGATTCATGAAGCAATGTCTTATATGCAAGAAACGAATCTTACATTAAACCTGCATATCAAGCTTGATACGGGAATGGGGCGTGTCGGTCTAACAGACGAGGAAGAGCTGCTTGAACTGGCATCTCTTATTAATGAGTCTTCTAACCTGCATTTCGAGGGTGTATTTACCCATTTCGCTACAGCAGATGAATGGGAGTCTGCTTTGTTTGATGAGCAGCTAGAAAAATTCACAAACCTAATGGAGTTTCTTAAAAAGCAAGGGTTCACACCGCCGCTGATACACTGTGCCAATAGTGCAGCGTCACTCAGAAAAGTAAAAGGACCTTTTAATCTGGTAAGACTCGGGATTAGTATGTACGGTTTAGCTCCTTCTATGGAAATGAAAAAATCTTTGCCGTTTCCTTTAGCAGAAGCATTTAGTCTTCATACAAGACTAATTCATGTTAAAAAGCTGATGCCTGGGGATACTGTAAGCTATGGAGCTACTTATACAGCAAAAAAGGAAGAATGGGTCGGTACACTTCCAATCGGATATGCAGATGGATGGCAAAGGAGACTATCACCTGATGCAAGTGTGCTGATTGATGGCGAAAGGATGCCGATAATCGGAAGAATCTGCATGGATCAGTGCATGGTATTGCTTCCAAACAAGAAGGAAATAGGAGAGCTCGTCACATTAATCGGCAATCAAAAAGGTGAAGTAATAGAAATGGATGAAGTCGCAACAATTGCAAATACAATAAATTATGAAATTCCGTGTTTAATTTCTTCACGAGTGCCGAGGGTTTTTGTGAAAAATGGTCGAATTTCAGAAAATATGAATGTAATTTTAAATTTTTAG
- a CDS encoding STAS domain-containing protein: MNLQISQHQIDKTHELTLSGEVDAYTAPKLKEVMLPLTESEGNTVVVDLSGIDYMDSTGLGIFVGALKSSKANNSSLKLRGMTDRVKRIFEITGLTEVMDIESGVKGEAL; this comes from the coding sequence ATGAATTTACAAATCAGCCAACATCAAATAGATAAAACGCACGAATTAACATTATCCGGAGAAGTTGATGCATATACAGCTCCGAAGTTAAAAGAAGTAATGCTTCCATTAACAGAAAGTGAAGGAAACACTGTTGTTGTTGACCTTTCTGGTATTGATTATATGGATAGTACAGGATTAGGTATTTTTGTTGGAGCGTTAAAATCTTCTAAAGCTAACAATAGTTCATTAAAGCTTCGAGGAATGACAGATCGGGTGAAAAGAATTTTTGAAATTACCGGATTAACAGAAGTAATGGATATTGAAAGCGGAGTAAAGGGGGAGGCGCTATGA
- a CDS encoding PP2C family protein-serine/threonine phosphatase — translation MTAKDVLTERYQDLLSVYLKAKNETTLYKGQQFSRKLLEQQISPEDLVSLHIQVMDELFPDMSDEMRDSFDFLLEAMIGYGFAYREHQSLRDKQQQLESEIEVAASMQQTLLLSDVPQFDELDIGVVSVPAKKMNGDYFNFVKSGNSLSVAVADIIGKGIPAALCMSMIKYAMDSLPEEQMKPHLLLENLNRVVEQNVNSNMFITMFHGVYEPESHKFFYAGAGHEPGFIYNAAEDKYEDLIAKGLVLGVSRTTTYHPYEMEIQVGDMVILLSDGVTECRTSKGFIEREEIVTLIRKYMDLPAQQIVENVFKELDRLQEFELRDDFTLIILKRIV, via the coding sequence TTGACTGCAAAAGATGTACTAACTGAACGTTACCAAGATCTATTATCGGTCTATCTAAAAGCAAAGAATGAAACAACACTTTATAAAGGCCAGCAATTCAGCAGAAAATTACTCGAACAGCAAATCTCTCCTGAGGATCTTGTTAGCTTGCACATACAAGTTATGGACGAACTCTTTCCAGATATGTCTGATGAAATGAGAGATTCTTTTGATTTTCTTTTAGAGGCTATGATCGGATATGGTTTTGCATATCGCGAACATCAAAGTCTGAGAGATAAACAGCAGCAGCTTGAGTCTGAAATTGAAGTTGCCGCAAGTATGCAGCAGACATTGCTCTTAAGTGATGTGCCTCAGTTTGATGAGCTGGATATTGGTGTTGTGAGTGTCCCGGCTAAGAAAATGAACGGCGACTATTTCAATTTTGTAAAAAGTGGAAATAGCCTTAGTGTTGCTGTGGCTGATATAATCGGCAAAGGCATACCTGCTGCACTTTGTATGTCTATGATCAAATACGCGATGGACAGTCTTCCTGAAGAACAAATGAAACCTCATTTACTTCTTGAAAACTTAAATCGAGTTGTTGAGCAAAATGTAAACAGCAACATGTTCATCACAATGTTTCATGGTGTTTACGAACCTGAAAGTCATAAGTTTTTCTATGCGGGAGCGGGTCATGAACCTGGTTTTATTTATAATGCAGCAGAAGATAAGTACGAGGATCTGATTGCTAAAGGATTAGTGCTTGGAGTATCACGCACAACAACCTATCACCCGTATGAAATGGAAATACAGGTCGGAGATATGGTTATTTTACTTTCAGACGGTGTTACAGAATGCCGAACAAGCAAAGGTTTTATAGAAAGAGAAGAAATCGTAACACTTATACGGAAGTACATGGACTTGCCGGCACAGCAAATTGTTGAAAATGTGTTTAAGGAACTGGACCGTTTACAAGAATTTGAGCTAAGAGATGACTTCACTTTAATTATTTTAAAACGAATTGTTTAA
- a CDS encoding CopG family ribbon-helix-helix protein — MSELNTKRIVISLPQKLLSEVDRVIKKENLDRSEFIHQATEMYLRERKNKRQFRDEMRQGYMEMAKINLTIASEAFLLEEEADHTLDRLVSGV, encoded by the coding sequence GTGTCCGAATTGAACACAAAAAGGATTGTCATTAGTCTTCCTCAAAAATTACTTAGTGAGGTAGATCGTGTCATTAAAAAGGAAAATTTGGACCGCAGCGAATTTATCCATCAAGCTACTGAGATGTATCTTCGTGAGCGGAAGAATAAGCGTCAGTTTCGTGATGAGATGAGACAAGGTTACATGGAAATGGCTAAGATCAATCTAACGATTGCCTCAGAAGCATTTTTGTTAGAGGAGGAAGCCGATCATACCTTGGACCGCTTAGTTAGCGGGGTGTAG
- a CDS encoding STAS domain-containing protein — MDNLIVQMINENQETLKNNWLTEVNVFKEKELVAASTTMKLSEETDQQFFELLIKHINYHDISKDGTLDQFFDQVLHTGLPLSYLTQGLQAARRVIVNFLVERISDKEKLITIYREIDTWLDPILNRVVENSSQIWERTVSIQKTALLELTAPLIPVFQNISVMPLIGSIDTERAKLIMENLLNGVIKYRSEVVLIDITGVPVVDTMVAHHIIQAADAVRLLGSKCILVGIRPEIAQTIVSLGIDLSLFPTKSSLQKGMESALEFTNQKLVSNK, encoded by the coding sequence TTGGACAACTTGATTGTGCAAATGATTAATGAAAATCAAGAAACCCTTAAAAATAATTGGCTAACTGAAGTCAACGTTTTTAAAGAAAAAGAATTAGTTGCTGCTTCTACCACTATGAAACTGAGTGAAGAAACAGATCAGCAATTCTTTGAGTTGCTTATTAAACACATTAACTACCATGATATTTCAAAGGATGGTACCCTTGATCAATTTTTTGATCAAGTTCTTCATACAGGTTTACCGTTAAGTTATTTAACGCAAGGGTTACAAGCGGCACGCCGCGTAATCGTCAATTTTTTAGTTGAAAGGATTTCCGATAAAGAAAAACTGATTACGATTTATCGTGAAATCGACACATGGTTAGATCCGATTTTAAACCGTGTTGTTGAAAATTCTTCTCAAATTTGGGAAAGAACCGTATCCATTCAGAAAACAGCATTGCTGGAGTTAACAGCTCCGCTCATTCCAGTTTTTCAAAATATCAGTGTCATGCCGTTAATCGGCTCTATTGATACGGAACGTGCTAAATTAATTATGGAAAACTTACTGAATGGTGTAATTAAATACAGGTCTGAAGTAGTTTTGATCGATATAACTGGAGTTCCTGTCGTTGATACGATGGTCGCTCATCATATTATCCAGGCTGCAGATGCTGTACGTTTATTAGGTTCAAAATGTATCCTTGTTGGAATAAGGCCTGAAATTGCACAAACAATTGTCAGTCTTGGCATTGACTTGAGTTTGTTCCCAACGAAAAGCTCTCTTCAAAAGGGTATGGAAAGTGCTTTAGAATTTACAAACCAGAAGCTAGTAAGCAATAAATAG
- a CDS encoding anti-sigma regulatory factor, which produces MDIQSCVEVRNEWDIVSARQLGRNMAKELGFGNVDQARITTAISELARNIYLYAGKGKICIEPIDQLGKKGLRIIAIDNGPGIREIRKVMQDGYTTSGGLGAGLPGVKRLMDEFSIESTIDVGTEISATKWLR; this is translated from the coding sequence ATGGACATCCAATCCTGTGTGGAAGTACGCAATGAGTGGGACATCGTAAGTGCCCGGCAGCTAGGAAGAAACATGGCAAAAGAGCTAGGTTTCGGAAATGTTGACCAGGCTAGAATCACAACTGCTATTTCTGAACTTGCGCGTAACATTTATTTGTACGCGGGTAAAGGTAAGATTTGTATAGAACCTATTGATCAATTAGGAAAAAAAGGTCTTCGCATTATTGCGATAGATAATGGGCCAGGAATCCGCGAAATCCGAAAAGTTATGCAAGATGGATACACGACATCTGGTGGCTTAGGTGCAGGATTACCAGGTGTGAAGCGATTAATGGACGAATTTTCGATCGAATCCACTATTGATGTGGGAACGGAGATTTCTGCTACTAAATGGCTTCGTTAG
- the sigB gene encoding RNA polymerase sigma factor SigB, whose translation MSTESRQRLHSKEQVYEWIDQLQEDPKNEVIQTNLVLQYQDLVHSLARKFSKGKSIHDDLVQVGMIGLLAAFRRYDKTFGRSFESFAVPTIVGEIKRFIRDKTWSVHVPRRIKELGPRIKKAVEELTTSLQRSPKIAEIADYLEVSEEEVLETMEMGKSYQALSVDSSIEADQEGSTVTLLDLVGSADAGFDQIDKRMLLEKAFAVLSEREREILQCTYFENLSQKETGERLEISQMHVSRLQRRALEKLKEALRVSPSEALR comes from the coding sequence ATGTCGACAGAATCTCGCCAGCGCCTTCACAGTAAAGAGCAAGTATATGAATGGATTGATCAATTGCAGGAGGACCCAAAGAATGAAGTGATTCAAACTAATTTGGTTCTCCAATATCAAGATCTAGTTCATTCACTTGCACGAAAATTTTCTAAGGGGAAAAGCATCCATGACGATTTAGTTCAAGTCGGTATGATTGGCTTGCTTGCAGCGTTTAGAAGATATGATAAAACGTTTGGCAGATCGTTTGAATCGTTTGCTGTCCCTACTATAGTAGGAGAAATCAAACGCTTTATTCGCGACAAAACATGGAGTGTACATGTACCGCGCCGAATTAAAGAATTGGGACCTAGAATTAAAAAGGCAGTAGAAGAACTAACGACTAGCCTTCAAAGATCTCCGAAAATCGCAGAGATCGCCGACTATCTTGAAGTTTCTGAAGAAGAAGTGCTAGAAACAATGGAAATGGGTAAAAGTTATCAAGCCCTTTCAGTTGATAGTTCGATCGAAGCTGATCAAGAGGGGAGTACAGTAACACTTCTTGACCTTGTTGGCTCAGCAGATGCTGGTTTTGATCAGATTGATAAAAGAATGCTGTTAGAAAAAGCGTTTGCTGTTCTATCGGAACGCGAACGTGAAATTCTTCAATGCACGTATTTCGAGAATTTGAGCCAGAAGGAAACAGGTGAAAGACTGGAGATTTCCCAAATGCATGTTTCAAGATTACAAAGAAGAGCATTGGAGAAATTGAAAGAAGCACTGAGAGTATCACCTTCGGAGGCGCTTAGATGA
- a CDS encoding type II toxin-antitoxin system PemK/MazF family toxin produces MIVKRGDVYFADLSPVVGSEQGGIRPVLIIQNDIGNRFSPTVIVAAITAQIQKAKLPTHVEIDSKKYGFERDSVILLEQIRTIDKQRLTDKITQLDEDMMRRVDDALQISTGLVDF; encoded by the coding sequence TTGATAGTTAAACGCGGAGATGTTTACTTTGCAGATCTTTCACCGGTAGTAGGTTCAGAACAAGGCGGCATCCGCCCTGTACTGATTATCCAAAATGATATCGGTAACCGTTTTAGCCCTACTGTAATAGTTGCTGCAATCACAGCTCAGATACAAAAAGCGAAACTACCAACACATGTTGAAATAGATTCAAAAAAATACGGCTTTGAACGGGATTCAGTTATATTGCTTGAACAGATTAGAACCATTGACAAGCAAAGATTAACAGATAAGATAACACAACTGGATGAAGATATGATGCGCAGGGTAGACGACGCATTGCAGATCAGTACTGGTCTGGTCGATTTTTAA
- a CDS encoding protein phosphatase 2C domain-containing protein, producing MIEHQQYKKALVSSYQNPKKGNELCGDSFYTRETEDYLVCAVADGLGSGKLAKDASGKATEIIDQNHYESVEQLMKFCNEGLRQTRGAVIAILKVDYKNKMATYSGVGNIRFMISTERQRAVHPLPKVGFLVGKPEKFKIQEFKFEKEISFMLYSDGMDIHTVSRSLLTKMISPKESVNYISGLPQDVNDDATVLVGQVNLE from the coding sequence ATGATCGAACACCAACAGTATAAAAAAGCATTGGTTTCTTCTTACCAGAATCCCAAAAAAGGGAATGAACTTTGCGGAGATAGCTTTTATACAAGGGAAACAGAGGACTATTTAGTATGTGCCGTGGCTGATGGCCTTGGGAGCGGAAAACTAGCAAAAGATGCATCAGGGAAAGCAACTGAGATTATTGATCAGAATCATTATGAGTCTGTAGAGCAATTGATGAAATTTTGTAATGAAGGTCTTAGACAAACCCGCGGTGCTGTAATTGCGATTTTAAAAGTCGATTATAAAAACAAAATGGCCACCTACTCAGGAGTTGGCAACATTCGTTTTATGATTTCTACTGAAAGACAGCGTGCGGTTCATCCGCTTCCAAAAGTAGGCTTTCTTGTAGGAAAACCCGAAAAGTTTAAAATTCAAGAGTTCAAATTCGAAAAAGAAATTTCGTTTATGCTCTATTCTGACGGGATGGACATTCATACCGTAAGCCGTTCACTTCTTACGAAAATGATTTCACCTAAAGAATCGGTGAATTATATAAGCGGGCTGCCGCAGGACGTTAATGACGATGCTACAGTTTTAGTAGGTCAAGTTAATCTCGAATAG
- a CDS encoding STAS domain-containing protein has product MRIPILKLHEYLLITIQVEMDDQTALQFQEDLLNKIHDTGAKGVVIDLTSVDMIDSFIAKVLGDVVRMSKLMGAQVVLTGIQPAVAITLIDLGISMREVSTALDLEQGLDKLRLELEG; this is encoded by the coding sequence ATGAGAATTCCTATTTTGAAATTGCATGAATATTTATTGATAACGATACAAGTCGAGATGGATGATCAAACAGCACTTCAATTTCAAGAAGACTTGCTAAATAAAATTCATGATACAGGTGCTAAGGGTGTTGTTATTGATTTAACATCCGTTGACATGATTGATTCATTTATCGCTAAAGTCCTTGGAGACGTTGTAAGAATGTCAAAATTAATGGGTGCACAGGTTGTGCTGACCGGCATACAGCCTGCGGTTGCTATTACTTTAATCGACCTTGGAATTTCAATGAGAGAAGTTTCAACAGCACTTGACTTAGAACAGGGGCTTGATAAATTGCGTCTGGAACTGGAGGGATGA
- the rsbW gene encoding anti-sigma B factor RsbW, whose translation MRTASDYIEMNVPAKPDYVGVVRLTISGLANRMGFSFDEIEDIKIAVSEACTNVVNHAYKDQELGQVRIGCNIFEDCLEITVLDQGKSFDVESISENLGPVDGKSVDQLNEGGLGLFLIDTLMDKVEIKSEAGVMVTMTKYLHRDEVEEHVDRISPAPSQ comes from the coding sequence ATGAGAACAGCGTCCGACTATATTGAAATGAACGTTCCCGCTAAACCGGATTACGTTGGTGTAGTTCGACTAACGATTTCTGGCTTAGCGAACAGAATGGGATTTTCATTTGATGAGATTGAAGATATAAAAATCGCAGTTTCTGAAGCTTGTACGAACGTTGTTAACCATGCTTACAAAGATCAAGAATTAGGGCAAGTTCGTATTGGCTGCAATATTTTTGAAGATTGCTTAGAAATTACTGTGTTAGACCAAGGAAAAAGTTTTGATGTTGAATCTATCTCAGAAAATCTTGGCCCAGTGGATGGTAAATCCGTTGATCAATTGAACGAAGGAGGTTTAGGCCTTTTTCTCATAGATACGTTAATGGACAAGGTAGAAATAAAAAGTGAAGCCGGTGTCATGGTAACAATGACAAAGTATCTTCACAGAGATGAGGTGGAGGAACATGTCGACAGAATCTCGCCAGCGCCTTCACAGTAA